A genome region from Sphingomonas anseongensis includes the following:
- the rpsR gene encoding 30S ribosomal protein S18 has translation MARAFFRRRKSCPFSGKDAPKIDYKDVRLLQGFISERGKIVPSRITAVSSKKQRELAKAIKRARHIGLLPYLVK, from the coding sequence ATGGCCCGCGCATTCTTCCGCCGCCGCAAGTCCTGCCCCTTCTCCGGCAAGGACGCGCCAAAGATCGATTACAAGGACGTCCGGCTGCTCCAGGGATTCATTTCCGAGCGCGGCAAGATCGTGCCTTCGCGGATCACCGCGGTTTCATCGAAGAAGCAGCGCGAACTTGCCAAGGCGATCAAGCGCGCCCGCCACATCGGCCTTCTTCCCTATCTCGTGAAATAA
- the rpsF gene encoding 30S ribosomal protein S6 gives MPLYEHVFLARQDLAQAQVDALAENATKILTDNGGKVVKTETWGLKSLAYRIAKNRKAHFVMLDVDAPPAAVAELERQTNINEDVIRFMTIRVDAHEEGPSAMMRREQRSGRGERGERGDRGDRGERSGFRARDEEVE, from the coding sequence ATGCCGCTCTACGAGCATGTTTTCCTCGCGCGTCAGGACCTGGCCCAGGCCCAGGTGGACGCGCTCGCGGAAAACGCCACAAAGATCCTCACCGACAATGGCGGGAAGGTCGTCAAGACCGAGACCTGGGGCCTCAAGTCCCTCGCCTACCGGATTGCAAAGAACCGCAAGGCGCATTTCGTGATGCTCGACGTCGACGCCCCTCCGGCGGCCGTCGCGGAACTCGAGCGCCAGACCAACATCAACGAGGACGTGATCCGCTTCATGACCATCCGCGTGGATGCGCATGAGGAAGGCCCGTCGGCGATGATGCGGCGCGAGCAGCGCTCCGGACGTGGCGAGCGCGGAGAGCGTGGCGACCGCGGAGATCGCGGTGAGCGCAGCGGCTTCCGAGCCCGTGATGAGGAGGTCGAATAA